The Vespa velutina chromosome 2, iVesVel2.1, whole genome shotgun sequence sequence TCCTTGCATTAGCCTGGCTTGTTCCTCTATTTCTGgtattttctcattaataaGTTTCTCGAcgtctattttatttaattcttcttgTATTCGTTTTTTGAGAGGTCCCTCGATCGCATCCATTATTtgatacctacatatatatatatatatacattatatataaaaaattcataaaacatttattaaatatataaattattaaaaaatataatttgtatcgATACACgtgacaatttatattttatattatttatatataaaataaatgataacagTATTGTTATGatctgttattaattttatagtgataaataatcgattaataccTCAAAAGATTTGGAATTATATTGATGCTCGCTTCCATAACATAATCAAGAGTACCGGCACCGTGTATTCGCGCTTGTATATTACCCAATTCCAAATCTAGTTCTTCCAATGTTGGTCGTTTACGTGTATCAAGTGGTTGACTTAAATTCAGTTGAACTCTGAAGTATTGAACAGTGAAGGACACTGTACCTGCTCTCGACAGGACGCCACCAATTACGCTTACTTCCCAATGCGTTCTTCCCTCGATCTCCTGTGTTCCAATATCCAAAACCGCATATACCTtcaacaacgaaaaaaaaaaaaaaaaaatttattttgaatttccCCAATAGaacatttgtatatttttattataatcgataaatttaccGTGCCATTTTCCATGGTAAGCGTGATGTTACCCATACGATAGAAACTTCCTAATCCGGTGATCCAAGTGTGCGATGATGTCACGGTAAAAATACCAACGTTTTGGCTATAATCCTTTACCTTAAATGGATCGTAACCCATTTGTGAAACTTGTCTACGACCCTCGGCTACTGCCATATCGAACGGTGATATAGAATTTGGGAAATACTGCGGTAACTGAGATATTTGCTTGTTTACCTCGCctctaaatttattttcggataattaaaaaaaattttttttttcattcaaatttatattacgaataagaaaagagattacCTCATATTGGTGTTAACTTCCTTTAAAATGAATGGTTTAATACTGTCGAATATAAAAGCGCCAACAGAATTGATAACACCTTGAAAAACGGATCCCAAAAAGCCAAGATTCTTGAAATCCATATCGATGTTCTCGAAAGTTAAATCCATGTCGATGTTCTGTGCTTGTAATTTACCATCAACTCCAACTTCCAATCTTGCAACGCCTTCAACGTTAACTCCTGTTAATATTACAGTAAAATTGCCGGCTGATCTTGAAAGCCAAGATGCAAGGGTATATAATCCACGAATATCGAGTCTTGTAATACTCAATGCTGCCGAAACcttagggagaaaaaaaaagcaaatatatatatatattgcacaagATAGagtatttttttacttttttaatttctttttttttttatttttttttttttttttattattataaatagaatgaaCGAAATATTTGATCTCTTTTAATCATACCTGCATCAGTGCCAATTCAGATTTGATATGTTCAATACGAAATTTGGATAATCCATAAACGTTGATCTCTTTGAAATTCATTGTATACATGGAAAAAGAATGTTTCATATCTGGTACTGGCATGGGATCGGGTATTGGAACACCGGGTAAACCAACTGGATCATATTGCTGATAATGTTTCAAGATCGCACGAATATGATCTCCAAGGCGTTTTTCACCGGCGGCGATTTGTTTCGCTTCTTTCGCTGAAATTTTTCGTAAGCTTCTATTaagttcaataattttatatcaaggaaggaagaaaaaggaggaaaaagagaaagaaaaagaaaacggaaaagaaagaaaaatataaattacgaaatccattataaataaaaaggaaatgaaaggaaataagaaataattaggaagaaaacgagaatTAAAACTTACCGTTGATTTTGGAATCCTCGGCGTGGCAAATCAAGGAACAACAAGAAATAAGGAGGACAAATTTGTAAATAGCTCGCATGTTTATTCGAGATGacggggagaaaaaaaaatgagagagaaagaaagagaaagagaaaaagagagaaaagtagtatatgaaaattttataataaattgaatttaaattgaatctaaatcgaatttatcgaatcgaatattttttaatacgcGTTCTCACGCGAATAGCATCCTCTATTTATccgttttgaaatatttttaagactATGATCACCAGCAGCATGGCTTGTTTGCTGGTCGACGAACACACATACGACTGTGATACATACGTCGTCAGTGATTTTCAGTCTAACGATATCTCGCAGGTCATTGAAGGGGCGAGGGTCAACCGCTTTATCTGGGATCTGGGCCCCCTgtcctcccttcttcttttagcATTTCCTCTTCAGagcttactactactactactactactactattgctactactgctactgttggtgctactactactactgctattactactaccGCTTACCACATTGAGTTTATACGTTAATAATGTCATtagtgcatatatgtatatatatatatatatatatttatatgtcatGTATAGAGTACAAGCTAATCTGCCTGTCTAATCCtcatacaaacacacaaatACATTATAATCAATTCTGAAAGTGCATCGACATTCGGTCtattaaaaaaacgaaataaataaggaCATTGAAGATCTAGTGATGAACTTTtgtacgataaataatttacataatgtTATATTTCGTGGAACGTTGTCTTTAAAtttatacgcatacatatatatatatatatatatatatatatgtatgtatgtatgtatgtatgtatgtattctttgttatatatataaaaaattatatttttatatgcgtatatatatatatatatacatacatacatatatatgtatatatatatatatataattttatagtcAATTTCCGGTTTCTTTCAGCAATATGTTAACAAAGAGTAACGGAGCAGCAGTTAATTACGAAGAGGAAAGGCAGTTGATTATAATAACTTAGATCTCGGTAATGttaatgcaattttttttttttttaatatatttatgtatattatttatatgtttaatcttaatgaatgttattatcaattgtcatggtaaatttttcttattgaatatagttcaaaaaggaaagagaaataataggaCATTATTGATCTATGTTACAAATAGTATTTAcgattcttaattattatctcacaattattaattttcttaagataagtaaaaaacgcaaactatattatatttgtataaaatggaattattaatagaaagagaaagagagagaaacagcgagagagagagagagagagatagagagagagagaaagagagagagaaagagagagaaagagagagagaaagagaggagagagagaaagagagagagagaaatagagaatcaATTTGCAGCTAATCCATATGACTTTAATCGtgttttaatgaatatattttacagtACTTGTTGCAAATGTATTCAACATAAAGctcaatattatttgaatttaaacaCACATGTTGCAccatcaaaataaaataaggcATATTTTGTGATCTCAGAAGCAAAAATAATAGGCTGTCGATTACCTATGTATATTCTTAGAgggtagtatatatatactactatatatagatagatatatatatatatagtagtatatatatattgtatatatatatatatacatatatatgtatataatttatattatatcatttaaatatatcaggCAGcctattgtttttgtttattttataaaatttaacatgGGAGAGATGATTTGAACACAAACctgaaatatctattattttatatatatatatatatatatatatatatatatatatatatatccttacacttatatttttattctatattaaaaaatttattatttaaaggcCTGTTTAGTGG is a genomic window containing:
- the LOC124946606 gene encoding uncharacterized protein LOC124946606; the encoded protein is MRAIYKFVLLISCCSLICHAEDSKINAKEAKQIAAGEKRLGDHIRAILKHYQQYDPVGLPGVPIPDPMPVPDMKHSFSMYTMNFKEINVYGLSKFRIEHIKSELALMQVSAALSITRLDIRGLYTLASWLSRSAGNFTVILTGVNVEGVARLEVGVDGKLQAQNIDMDLTFENIDMDFKNLGFLGSVFQGVINSVGAFIFDSIKPFILKEVNTNMRGEVNKQISQLPQYFPNSISPFDMAVAEGRRQVSQMGYDPFKVKDYSQNVGIFTVTSSHTWITGLGSFYRMGNITLTMENGTVYAVLDIGTQEIEGRTHWEVSVIGGVLSRAGTVSFTVQYFRVQLNLSQPLDTRKRPTLEELDLELGNIQARIHGAGTLDYVMEASINIIPNLLRYQIMDAIEGPLKKRIQEELNKIDVEKLINEKIPEIEEQARLMQGLSPSDEIILEDPVPLQIPDDLTPFSESEEERGPS